A single region of the Brachypodium distachyon strain Bd21 chromosome 3, Brachypodium_distachyon_v3.0, whole genome shotgun sequence genome encodes:
- the LOC100844905 gene encoding metalloendoproteinase 1-MMP: MEKWEGQMGLVLGDALRGTKTTTRSGQPVANQGPITPRWPYPSLFRYVSCAQDSDSLPRERPVTRITNRVTVTRPGRAALMLPCRGARAAACLLLLLTAAILSSCAGAGRPSPVQHRHGSAGAGWHSFKRLLHARRGSRVTGLGELKRYLDTFGYMPEHAGDHATPTTTDDAFDERLEAAVKRYQSRLGLPVSGRLDAATLDRIMSPRCGVEDHGMSVSVAGGVPPEHGGAVSRFSFFKGQPRWARPQSESESDPAIVLTYAASPTATVGYLPPDAVRAVLQRAFTRWARVIPVSFVETDDYDAADIKVGFYEGSHGDGVPFDGPLGVLGHAFSPKNGRLHLDASERWAVDFGGEMETSSAIDLESVVTHEIGHVLGLGHSTSQEAVMYPSIKPLQRKADLTIDDVEGVQLLYGSNPDFRLSSLYNERATSRSPARSSWAASSGRLGIVGVVLVILVTQL, translated from the coding sequence ATGGAGAAATGGGAAGGACAAATGGGGCTCGTCCTTGGAGACGCGCTGAGGgggacgaagacgacgacgaggtcAGGTCAGCCGGTGGCCAACCAAGGTCCCATCACTCCCCGATGGCCCTATCCAAGCCTTTTCCGATATGTGTCTTGCGCACAGGATTCTGATTCTTTGCCGCGGGAGAGACCTGTAACGAGAATAACCAACCGCGTAACGGTCACCCGGCCCGGCCGGGCGGCTCTGATGCTCCCATGTCGTGGCGCTCGCGCAGCTgcgtgcctcctcctcctgctcacGGCCGCGATCCTCTCCTCGTGCGCGGGCGCCGGGCGGCCTTCGCCCGTGCAACACAGGCacggcagcgccggcgccgggtgGCACTCGTTCAAGCGGCTGCTGCACGCGCGGCGTGGGAGCCGCGTCACGGGGCTCGGCGAGCTGAAGCGGTACCTGGACACGTTCGGGTACATGCCGGAGCACGCCGGTGACCACGCGACGCCGACGACAACGGACGATGCTTTCGACGAGCGCCTCGAGGCTGCCGTGAAGCGGTACCAGTCCCGGCTCGGCCTGCCCGTCAGCGGCCGGCTCGACGCCGCCACGCTCGACCGGATCATGTCCCCGCGCTGCGGCGTCGAGGACCACGGCATGTCCGTGTCCGTCGCCGGTGGCGTCCCACCGGAGCATGGCGGCGCAGTAAGCCGTTTCTCCTTCTTCAAGGGCCAGCCGCGGTGGGCGCGGCCGCAGTCAGAGTCAGAGTCGGACCCGGCGATCGTGCTCACGTACGCCGCGTCCCCGACCGCCACTGTTGGATACCTGCCGCCCGACGCCGTGCGCGCCGTGCTCCAGCGAGCGTTCACGAGGTGGGCGCGGGTCATCCCCGTGTCGTTCGTCGAGACGGACGACTACGACGCCGCCGACATCAAGGTGGGGTTCTACGAGGGCAGccacggcgacggcgtgccctTCGACGGGCCCCTCGGCGTGCTCGGCCACGCCTTCTCCCCCAAGAACGGCCGGCTCCACCTCGACGCGTCGGAGCGGTGGGCGGTGGACTTCGGCGGTGAGATGGAAACCTCGTCGGCCATCGACCTCGAGTCCGTGGTGACTCACGAGATCGGACACGTCCTTGGGCTCGGACACTCGACGTCGCAGGAAGCCGTCATGTACCCAAGCATCAAGCCGCTGCAGAGGAAGGCAGACCTTACCATCGATGACGTCGAAGGCGTGCAGCTCCTGTATGGCTCCAACCCGGACTTCCGACTCAGCTCTCTCTACAACGAGAGGGCCACCTCAaggtcgccggcgaggagctcTTGGGCTGCCTCATCGGGCAGGCTAGGAATAGTTGGTGTTGTCTTGGTCATACTTGTGACGCAATTGTAG
- the LOC100845211 gene encoding S-norcoclaurine synthase 1 — MTEALDKMKVEFIGREESVQAVAAACQDTGEVPERYVRPKMDADPLIADAEGYALPTIDMSRLLNPESSEEESAKLGAACEHWGFFQLVNHGVDGELLGQTKADVAAFFGLSPEEKSAVAMPPGGMQGFGHHFVFSEEQKLDWADLLFLVTRPVEERSLGFWPTNPSTFRDTLDKYTLELANVTEQLFRFMAKDLGVDHEALLGTFRGLPQCVRVNYYPPCRQADRVLGLSPHTDGVGMTLLLHVNDVQGLQIRKDGEWYPVVALPGALIVNIGDVLEILTNGKYKSIEHRAVVNPDTERITIAAFHSAHLSCTIGPLPELGNARYRAMDGVEFTKGYFAAKLEGRRYLESLKL, encoded by the exons ATGACCGAGGCCTTGGACAAAATGAAAGTGGAGTTCATCGGCCGCGAAGAGAGCGTGCAGGCCGTCGCGGCGGCCTGCCAGGACACCGGCGAGGTTCCCGAAAGGTACGTCAGGCCGAAGATGGACGCCGACCCCCTCATCGCCGACGCCGAAGGCTACGCCCTGCCGACGATCGACATGTCGAGGCTGCTTAACCCCGAATCCTCCGAGGAGGAATCTGCTAAGCTCGGAGCCGCCTGCGAGCACTGGGGATTCTTCCAG CTGGTGAACCATGGAGTGGACGGAGAGCTGCTGGGGCAGACGAAGGCCGACGTCGCGGCATTCTTCGGCCTTTCCCCGGAGGAGAAGTCGGCGGTGGCGATGCCGCCGGGCGGCATGCAGGGCTTCGGCCACCACTTCGTCTTCTCCGAGGAGCAGAAGCTGGACTGGGCAGACTTGCTGTTCCTCGTGACCAGGCCCGTCGAGGAACGGAGCCTGGGTTTCTGGCCTACCAATCCCTCCACCTTCAG GGACACGCTTGACAAGTACACATTGGAGCTAGCAAATGTGACGGAACAACTGTTCAGGTTCATGGCAAAGGACCTGGGAGTTGACCATGAGGCGCTGCTTGGAACCTTCAGGGGGCTGCCCCAGTGCGTAAGGGTCAACTACTACCCTCCCTGCCGTCAAGCCGACAGGGTGCTAGGCCTCTCGCCGCACACCGACGGTGTCGGCATGACGTTGCTCCTCCATGTAAATGATGTGCAAGGGTTGCAGATCAGGAAGGATGGGGAATGGTATCCTGTGGTGGCCCTTCCCGGGGCTCTCATCGTCAACATCGGCGACGTTCTTGAG ATCCTCACCAATGGCAAGTACAAGAGCATCGAGCACCGGGCGGTGGTGAACCCTGACACGGAAAGGATCACCATTGCGGCGTTCCACAGCGCACACCTTTCCTGCACGATCGGGCCGCTTCCAGAGCTAGGCAACGCGCGCTACAGGGCGATGGATGGCGTCGAGTTCACCAAGGGATACTTCGCAGCGAAGCTGGAAGGCAGGAGGTACTTGGAGAGCCTGAAGTTATAA